The following coding sequences are from one Lipingzhangella halophila window:
- the rpsG gene encoding 30S ribosomal protein S7: protein MPRKGPAPKRQLITDPVYGSPLVTALINKVLLDGKRSIAQSIVYDALEGAKEKTGQDPLVVLKRALDNVKPALEVRSRRVGGATYQVPVEVRASRSTTLALRWLVTYSRKRREKSMTERLMNELVDASNGLGASVKRREDTHKMADSNKAFAHYRW, encoded by the coding sequence ATGCCGCGCAAGGGCCCGGCGCCAAAGCGCCAGCTAATCACCGACCCGGTCTACGGGTCGCCTCTGGTGACGGCACTGATCAACAAGGTGCTGCTGGACGGCAAGCGCTCCATTGCCCAGAGCATCGTCTACGACGCGCTCGAAGGGGCTAAGGAGAAGACCGGCCAGGACCCGCTGGTGGTTCTGAAGCGTGCGCTGGACAACGTGAAGCCCGCGCTTGAGGTGCGCAGCCGCCGTGTTGGTGGCGCCACCTACCAGGTGCCGGTCGAGGTCCGCGCCTCCAGGAGCACCACACTCGCGCTCCGGTGGCTTGTCACCTACTCACGCAAGCGCCGCGAGAAGTCAATGACCGAGCGCCTCATGAATGAGCTGGTCGACGCCAGCAACGGTCTGGGCGCCAGTGTCAAGCGCCGCGAGGACACCCACAAGATGGCGGACTCCAACAAGGCTTTCGCTCACTACCGCTGGTAG
- the rpsL gene encoding 30S ribosomal protein S12: MPTIQQLVRKGRQDKVAKNRTPALKGSPQRRGVCTRVYTTTPKKPNSALRKVARVKLSSGTEVTAYIPGIGHNLQEHSIVLVRGGRVKDLPGVRYKVVRGSLDTQGVRNRKQARSRYGAKKEK; the protein is encoded by the coding sequence GTGCCCACCATCCAGCAACTGGTCCGCAAGGGCCGACAGGACAAGGTCGCAAAGAACAGGACCCCGGCGCTGAAGGGGAGTCCGCAGCGTCGTGGTGTGTGCACGCGTGTTTACACCACTACGCCGAAGAAGCCGAACTCCGCGCTTCGCAAGGTCGCCCGCGTGAAGCTCAGCAGCGGGACCGAGGTCACGGCCTACATCCCCGGCATTGGGCACAACCTGCAGGAGCACTCCATCGTGCTCGTCCGTGGCGGCCGGGTGAAGGACCTTCCGGGTGTCCGGTACAAGGTCGTCCGCGGATCCCTCGACACCCAGGGCGTCCGTAACCGAAAGCAGGCGCGCAGCCGTTACGGCGCTAAGAAGGAGAAGTAA
- a CDS encoding Hint domain-containing protein: MWRAEAGAGKVEYGAVILLVAAVTAAVIGFGLPGDVRALLDRSMCLVPGDQECEEAAAGDPDEDSGGDDESGDGEDEPGGGEESGDGGDGSEDEDGESGDGGEESGNENYDPELAEDLEEAESDLEDAEEELEEAESSYDEVFEELLQLLKELIGLQDAEDCLTEGDIVACIWTVVGFAPWGKAAKVAKKIPAIARLVTKWRRRSGRLDDAEEAADNARGSRDEALEACGLEPGGRNSFPADTPVLLAGGGTQAIADIDTGDYVVAADPETGTTAPRPVTDTITSFGDKELVTLTVLTDEGGEEITATGHHRFWDKEDREWVQADSLRPGDQLRAPDGGAVTVAGLNEFTQRQTVHNLTVHDLHTYYVSAGGTSVLVHNQNNGNGPCDPPGSSTPRTNPEHVEELKNNGVKFSEEDLVSTARRTSDDQVVFLENGNSRAGLQHILGEHSDDFARRGISENEVPDLVTKAASEGRQVGTQGRGNGRPIYEVEFNGETHRVAVTVGSNGFIVGANPAS, translated from the coding sequence GTGTGGCGGGCTGAGGCCGGCGCCGGAAAGGTCGAGTACGGCGCCGTGATCCTCTTGGTGGCCGCGGTCACAGCGGCGGTCATCGGGTTCGGTCTGCCCGGTGACGTCCGCGCGCTACTCGACCGCAGCATGTGCCTCGTTCCCGGCGACCAGGAGTGCGAGGAGGCCGCGGCCGGCGACCCCGATGAGGACTCCGGCGGCGATGACGAGTCCGGGGACGGAGAGGACGAGCCGGGTGGCGGCGAGGAGTCCGGCGACGGGGGTGACGGCTCCGAGGACGAGGACGGCGAGTCCGGGGACGGCGGCGAGGAATCCGGCAACGAGAACTACGACCCGGAGCTCGCTGAGGACCTCGAGGAGGCCGAGAGTGACCTGGAGGATGCCGAGGAGGAGCTGGAGGAGGCCGAGTCCTCCTATGACGAGGTCTTCGAGGAGCTGCTGCAGCTACTCAAGGAGCTGATCGGCCTCCAGGACGCCGAGGACTGCCTCACTGAGGGCGACATCGTGGCCTGCATCTGGACCGTGGTCGGCTTCGCCCCCTGGGGCAAGGCCGCCAAGGTCGCCAAGAAGATCCCCGCCATCGCCCGGCTGGTCACCAAGTGGCGCCGGCGCAGCGGCCGCCTTGACGACGCCGAGGAGGCCGCCGACAACGCCCGCGGCAGCCGCGACGAAGCCCTCGAAGCCTGCGGCCTCGAGCCTGGAGGCCGCAACAGCTTCCCCGCGGACACGCCCGTCCTGCTCGCCGGAGGCGGCACGCAAGCGATCGCCGACATCGACACGGGCGACTACGTGGTGGCCGCGGATCCGGAAACCGGCACGACCGCGCCGCGGCCTGTCACCGACACCATCACCAGTTTCGGGGACAAGGAGCTCGTCACCCTCACCGTCCTGACCGACGAGGGCGGGGAGGAGATCACCGCGACCGGGCACCACCGGTTCTGGGACAAGGAGGACCGGGAGTGGGTCCAGGCGGACTCACTGCGGCCGGGCGACCAGCTCCGCGCCCCGGACGGCGGCGCCGTCACCGTCGCCGGCCTGAACGAGTTCACCCAGCGCCAGACCGTGCACAACCTCACCGTGCACGACCTGCACACCTACTATGTCTCCGCGGGCGGCACGAGCGTCCTCGTCCACAACCAGAACAACGGCAATGGTCCCTGCGACCCGCCCGGCAGTAGCACCCCCCGCACCAACCCCGAACATGTCGAGGAGCTCAAGAACAACGGGGTAAAGTTCTCGGAGGAGGACCTCGTCTCCACAGCCCGGCGTACGTCCGACGACCAGGTCGTGTTCCTGGAGAATGGGAATTCCAGGGCAGGGTTGCAGCATATTCTCGGAGAGCACTCTGACGACTTCGCGCGAAGGGGAATAAGCGAGAACGAGGTTCCCGACCTTGTGACCAAAGCCGCTTCCGAGGGACGCCAGGTCGGCACCCAGGGGCGGGGCAACGGAAGGCCGATCTACGAGGTCGAGTTCAATGGCGAAACCCACAGGGTCGCGGTGACCGTAGGCAGCAACGGGTTTATCGTAGGTGCGAATCCAGCGAGTTGA
- the fusA gene encoding elongation factor G has translation MATTALDLATVRNIGIMAHIDAGKTTTTERILFYTGVNYKLGEVHDGAATMDWMKEEQSRGITITSAATTTHWNDHTINIIDTPGHVDFTVEVERALRVLDGAVAVFDAKEGVEPQSEQVWRQADRYGVPRICFINKMDKIGAEFQRCVDMMSDRLGTTPMPIQLPIGAESDFKGVIDLVHMKAYVWNDEAAKGEMYDTIDIPESHVEAAREGHDKLVETLAEADDEIMELYLEGEEPTVEQIVPAIRRATIAGTAIPVLCGTAFKNKGVQPLLDAITTYLPSPLDVSAISGYDAKDEKQETSLSRKPSEDEPMSALVFKIMSDPHLGKLTYLRVYSGVIQTGTQVMNAVKGRKERIGKIYRMHSNKREEIERVGAGDIVAVMGLKDTTTGETLCDPAQPIVLESMSFPATVIQVAIEPKTKSDQEKLSVAIQRLADEDPSFQVSTDEETGQTVIAGMGELHLEVLVNRMRDEFKVEANIGKPQVAYRETIRKKVESVEYTHKKQTGGSGQFGRVIIDLEPLVADGEGDSAGYEFVNNITGGRIPREYIPSVDAGCQEAAEFGVLAGYPIVGIKVTLQDGQYHDVDSSELAFKVAGSMAFKDAARKAKPVLLEPVMAVEVTTPEDYMGDVIGDLNSRRGQIQSMEERAGSRIVKAQVPLSEMFGYVGDLRSRTQGRAQYTMVFDTYAEVPSSVAEEIVAKARGE, from the coding sequence ATGGCTACCACTGCTCTTGACCTGGCCACGGTCCGCAACATCGGGATCATGGCGCACATCGACGCGGGCAAGACCACGACGACTGAGCGGATCCTCTTCTACACCGGCGTGAACTACAAGCTCGGTGAGGTCCATGACGGCGCGGCCACCATGGACTGGATGAAGGAGGAGCAGTCGCGCGGGATCACGATCACGTCCGCGGCGACCACCACCCACTGGAACGACCACACGATCAACATCATCGACACGCCCGGCCACGTGGACTTCACGGTTGAGGTCGAGCGTGCGCTGCGTGTGCTCGACGGCGCGGTCGCGGTCTTCGACGCCAAGGAAGGTGTCGAGCCCCAGTCCGAGCAGGTGTGGCGGCAGGCCGACCGCTATGGCGTCCCCCGGATCTGCTTCATCAACAAGATGGACAAGATCGGGGCGGAGTTCCAGCGCTGTGTCGACATGATGTCCGACCGCCTCGGCACCACGCCGATGCCGATCCAACTGCCGATCGGGGCCGAGTCCGACTTCAAGGGTGTCATCGACCTCGTCCACATGAAGGCCTACGTCTGGAACGACGAGGCCGCCAAGGGCGAGATGTACGACACGATCGACATCCCGGAGTCGCACGTCGAGGCCGCGCGTGAAGGGCACGACAAGCTGGTCGAGACGCTGGCCGAGGCCGACGACGAGATCATGGAGCTCTACCTCGAGGGCGAGGAGCCCACGGTGGAGCAGATCGTTCCGGCCATTCGGCGTGCCACGATCGCCGGCACCGCCATCCCGGTCCTGTGCGGCACCGCGTTCAAGAACAAGGGCGTGCAGCCGTTGCTCGACGCGATCACCACGTACCTGCCCTCACCGCTGGACGTCAGCGCGATCAGCGGGTACGACGCCAAGGACGAGAAGCAGGAGACCAGCCTCTCTCGCAAGCCGAGCGAGGACGAGCCGATGTCCGCTCTGGTCTTCAAGATCATGAGCGACCCACATCTGGGCAAGCTGACCTACCTGCGGGTCTACTCGGGCGTCATCCAGACCGGTACGCAGGTGATGAACGCCGTGAAGGGGCGCAAGGAGCGCATCGGCAAGATCTACCGGATGCACTCCAATAAGCGCGAGGAGATCGAGCGCGTCGGTGCGGGCGACATCGTCGCCGTGATGGGGCTGAAGGACACCACGACGGGCGAGACGCTGTGCGACCCCGCGCAGCCGATCGTGCTGGAGTCGATGTCCTTCCCGGCGACGGTCATCCAGGTGGCCATCGAGCCGAAGACGAAGAGCGACCAGGAGAAGCTGTCCGTCGCTATTCAGCGGCTCGCCGACGAGGACCCGTCGTTCCAGGTCTCCACGGACGAGGAGACCGGCCAGACAGTCATCGCCGGCATGGGCGAGCTGCACCTGGAGGTCCTCGTCAACCGCATGCGTGACGAGTTCAAGGTCGAGGCGAACATCGGTAAGCCGCAGGTGGCCTACCGCGAGACCATTCGCAAGAAGGTCGAGAGCGTCGAGTACACCCACAAGAAGCAGACGGGTGGCTCCGGCCAGTTCGGCCGCGTCATCATCGACCTCGAACCGCTCGTGGCCGACGGTGAAGGCGACAGCGCCGGTTACGAGTTCGTCAACAACATCACCGGTGGACGTATCCCGCGGGAGTACATCCCGTCGGTGGACGCCGGTTGCCAGGAGGCCGCGGAGTTCGGTGTCCTCGCCGGGTACCCGATCGTGGGGATCAAGGTGACCCTGCAGGACGGCCAGTACCACGACGTGGACTCCTCCGAGCTCGCGTTCAAGGTCGCCGGATCCATGGCGTTCAAGGACGCGGCTCGCAAGGCCAAGCCGGTCCTGCTGGAACCGGTCATGGCCGTCGAGGTCACGACCCCCGAGGACTACATGGGCGATGTGATCGGCGACCTGAACAGCCGGCGCGGGCAGATCCAGTCGATGGAGGAACGTGCTGGTTCGCGGATCGTCAAGGCCCAGGTGCCTCTTTCGGAGATGTTCGGCTACGTGGGTGACCTGCGCAGCCGTACGCAGGGTCGAGCGCAGTACACGATGGTGTTCGACACCTACGCGGAGGTCCCGTCCAGTGTCGCCGAAGAGATTGTGGCGAAGGCGCGCGGCGAGTAA